One genomic window of Bacillus mycoides includes the following:
- a CDS encoding ABC transporter permease translates to MFKLMKLEWKKHQLSSYFKGVAICIIAIFVAVSLMGLGAKGEVDAALTDFTKYMTLANIFIRMTFLIFSSVILSRLVIDEYKNKTMQLLFMYPLQRKMLMRAKLTIVFSFCFVSMIIATFTISLLIFFMNPMMGVIETPVTMGEIIATISATFINAFMISGISLIPLFFGMRKKSTPTTITSAVIIGMIMNSNIGNNQVSFYNFIAIPIVLCLVGIFISYLSYRKIDKIDVA, encoded by the coding sequence ATGTTTAAATTAATGAAGCTCGAATGGAAGAAACATCAATTATCTAGTTACTTTAAAGGGGTAGCGATTTGTATTATAGCAATTTTTGTTGCAGTAAGCCTTATGGGGTTGGGAGCGAAAGGTGAAGTAGATGCGGCGCTCACTGATTTCACAAAATATATGACTTTAGCAAACATCTTTATTAGGATGACATTTCTTATTTTTAGTTCGGTCATTTTATCACGTTTAGTAATTGATGAGTATAAGAACAAAACAATGCAACTATTGTTTATGTATCCATTGCAAAGGAAAATGTTAATGAGGGCGAAATTAACAATTGTTTTTAGTTTTTGCTTTGTGAGCATGATTATTGCTACTTTCACTATTAGTTTGCTCATATTTTTTATGAATCCAATGATGGGAGTAATTGAAACGCCTGTTACGATGGGTGAAATAATAGCTACCATTTCAGCTACTTTTATAAATGCATTTATGATATCCGGTATTAGTTTAATTCCTTTATTTTTTGGGATGAGAAAGAAATCGACACCGACAACGATTACTTCGGCAGTAATAATCGGGATGATAATGAACAGTAACATTGGAAACAATCAAGTAAGTTTTTATAATTTTATAGCTATCCCAATAGTGCTCTGTTTAGTAGGGATTTTTATTAGTTATCTGTCGTATCGAAAAATCGACAAGATTGATGTGGCGTGA
- a CDS encoding ABC transporter ATP-binding protein codes for MTYILKTNQLTKVFKGKEVISSVNMHVKKGEIYGFLGPNGAGKTTIMKMITNLIKPTSGDIEIFGEKLTDTSYEVLKRMGTIIEYPIFYDKLTAKENLDLHCEYMGYYDKNAINHALNLVKLSGIDNKKVKDFSLGMKQRLGIARAIMTKPELLILDEPINGLDPIGIKELRDLFKMLCKEFGITLLVSSHILGEMEQMADTIGVIQNGKLIKEVSMKSINGKQTEYIEITIPDVKRAAYILEDKLGIKNYKIMSGNTIRVYEVAATQQAISKALIMNDVEIESINKKHSSLEEYFLNVMDGEGIHA; via the coding sequence ATGACATATATATTAAAAACGAACCAGTTAACGAAAGTGTTTAAAGGGAAAGAAGTTATTTCTAGTGTTAATATGCATGTGAAAAAAGGAGAGATTTACGGCTTTTTAGGACCGAACGGCGCGGGTAAAACAACGATTATGAAAATGATTACAAATTTAATAAAACCGACGAGCGGTGATATTGAAATTTTCGGTGAGAAGTTAACAGACACATCTTATGAAGTATTAAAAAGGATGGGGACAATTATTGAATATCCAATCTTTTATGATAAATTAACGGCGAAGGAAAATCTGGATTTACATTGTGAATATATGGGGTATTACGATAAGAACGCAATTAATCATGCTTTAAATTTAGTGAAACTGAGCGGCATAGACAATAAAAAAGTAAAAGATTTTTCATTAGGGATGAAACAAAGACTCGGTATTGCAAGGGCGATTATGACAAAGCCAGAGCTACTTATTTTAGATGAACCGATTAACGGTTTAGATCCAATAGGTATTAAAGAATTAAGAGATTTATTCAAAATGCTTTGCAAAGAATTTGGCATTACGTTATTAGTTTCTAGTCATATTTTAGGCGAGATGGAACAAATGGCAGATACAATCGGTGTTATTCAAAATGGAAAACTAATAAAAGAAGTTTCAATGAAGAGTATTAATGGAAAACAAACAGAGTATATTGAAATCACTATTCCTGATGTGAAGCGTGCAGCTTATATTTTAGAAGATAAACTCGGTATAAAAAATTACAAAATAATGAGTGGAAACACGATTCGTGTGTATGAAGTGGCGGCGACGCAGCAGGCAATTTCAAAAGCACTTATTATGAACGATGTAGAAATTGAAAGTATTAATAAGAAACATAGTTCGTTAGAAGAATATTTCTTAAACGTAATGGATGGAGAAGGCATTCACGCGTAA
- a CDS encoding HAMP domain-containing histidine kinase, which produces MVIFLTVVIIILLIVIYVQYKIRKNSSRNLRYTYEKLNRIVKEQTGEKLLIMTGDTELQKLLVAINHLLDAKQKTNADHAKVEISMRKMLSNISHDLKTPLTVILGYTEMLNEDKTISKEEQQILLEKVHVKTLEVMELIHKFFDLAKLESGDKAIEITKVNMNEVCREKILSFYDLVTTKGFHIHIDIPERNIYALGNTEVLGRVLNNLISNAITYGDDGKTLGMTLRDDETSVYIDVWDTGKGIDESHIDKVFERMYTLEDSRNRLYQGSGLGLTITKRLVEAMDGEIHLSSKPYEKTIFTVVLTKMQF; this is translated from the coding sequence ATGGTTATATTTTTAACAGTGGTGATTATTATATTGCTTATCGTTATTTACGTGCAATATAAAATTAGGAAAAATAGTAGTAGGAATTTACGCTATACGTATGAGAAGTTAAATCGAATTGTAAAAGAACAAACTGGTGAGAAGCTATTAATTATGACGGGTGATACAGAATTGCAAAAGTTATTAGTGGCTATTAATCATTTGTTAGATGCAAAACAGAAAACGAATGCAGATCATGCGAAAGTGGAAATTTCGATGAGAAAAATGCTTTCAAATATTTCACATGATTTAAAAACACCACTAACAGTTATTCTTGGATATACAGAAATGTTAAATGAGGATAAAACGATAAGTAAAGAAGAACAGCAAATATTACTTGAAAAGGTGCATGTGAAAACACTAGAAGTTATGGAACTGATTCATAAGTTTTTTGATTTAGCAAAATTAGAATCTGGTGACAAGGCAATTGAGATAACAAAAGTAAATATGAATGAAGTTTGCCGTGAGAAGATTTTATCTTTCTATGATTTAGTGACGACGAAAGGTTTTCATATCCATATTGATATACCAGAAAGAAATATATATGCACTTGGAAATACAGAAGTATTAGGCAGAGTGTTAAATAATTTAATATCAAATGCGATTACATATGGAGACGATGGAAAGACACTCGGTATGACTTTAAGAGATGATGAAACGAGTGTGTATATAGATGTATGGGATACAGGAAAAGGGATTGATGAATCTCATATTGATAAAGTGTTTGAGCGTATGTACACACTTGAAGATTCAAGAAATAGATTGTACCAAGGAAGCGGTCTAGGGTTAACGATTACGAAAAGGCTTGTGGAAGCGATGGATGGAGAAATTCATCTTTCTAGTAAGCCGTATGAAAAAACGATTTTTACAGTTGTATTAACAAAGATGCAGTTTTAG
- a CDS encoding response regulator transcription factor: MSYHILLVEDDISIQEMVETYLVKEGFQVTIASDGEEGVNAFLKGSFDLIILDIMMPKLDGLEVVRIIREKSAVPILMMSAKDTDVDKAIGLGLGADDYICKPFSMIELAARVKAAIRRSTKYSAVELKDETIQIGDLIIDPINFTVEKKGRQLKLTLKEFEILKLFVKNQNRVFTKAQIYTLVWNEEYYGDDNVINVHMRRLREKIETDPSNPEYIKTLWGIGYKLEVM, from the coding sequence ATGTCATATCATATTTTATTAGTTGAAGATGATATCTCAATTCAAGAGATGGTTGAAACATATTTAGTAAAAGAAGGTTTTCAAGTTACAATCGCATCTGATGGAGAAGAAGGAGTTAACGCATTTTTAAAAGGTTCATTTGATTTGATTATTCTCGATATTATGATGCCAAAGTTAGATGGCTTAGAGGTTGTGCGAATCATTCGAGAAAAAAGTGCTGTTCCGATTTTAATGATGTCGGCAAAAGATACAGATGTTGATAAAGCGATTGGCTTAGGGCTTGGCGCGGATGATTACATTTGTAAACCATTTTCTATGATTGAATTGGCAGCACGTGTAAAAGCCGCTATTCGAAGGTCTACAAAGTATTCAGCTGTGGAATTAAAAGATGAGACCATTCAGATTGGTGACTTAATAATTGACCCAATTAATTTTACTGTGGAGAAAAAGGGAAGACAGCTTAAACTTACTTTAAAAGAATTTGAGATTTTAAAGCTATTCGTGAAGAATCAAAATCGTGTTTTTACGAAAGCGCAAATATATACGCTTGTTTGGAATGAAGAATATTATGGTGATGATAATGTTATTAATGTTCATATGAGAAGATTACGCGAGAAGATTGAAACGGACCCATCTAACCCGGAATATATAAAAACACTGTGGGGAATTGGCTATAAATTGGAAGTGATGTAG